In Paenibacillus kyungheensis, the following are encoded in one genomic region:
- the ispF gene encoding 2-C-methyl-D-erythritol 2,4-cyclodiphosphate synthase — translation MIRIGQGFDVHQLVEGRDCIIGGVTLPYEKGLLGHSDADVLLHAITDAVLGALAMGDIGKHFPDTDPEFKDADSLKLLNHVWALIRERGYRLGNIDATIIAQKPKMAPYIPQMVEIIAKALEAEIDQVNVKATTTEQLGFAGRGEGIAAQAVVCLIKES, via the coding sequence ATGATTCGTATTGGACAAGGATTCGATGTACACCAGCTTGTAGAAGGAAGAGATTGTATTATCGGAGGAGTTACACTTCCTTATGAAAAGGGATTGTTAGGTCATTCTGATGCAGATGTGTTATTACATGCGATTACAGATGCTGTATTAGGTGCACTAGCAATGGGAGATATCGGTAAGCATTTTCCAGATACTGATCCTGAATTTAAAGATGCAGATAGCTTGAAATTGCTTAACCATGTATGGGCGCTTATTCGTGAACGAGGATATCGTTTGGGAAATATCGACGCAACCATTATTGCTCAAAAACCTAAAATGGCTCCATATATTCCGCAAATGGTAGAAATCATTGCAAAAGCTTTGGAAGCGGAAATTGACCAAGTGAATGTCAAAGCGACAACGACAGAACAACTTGGATTTGCAGGTCGTGGCGAAGGTATTGCTGCACAAGCAGTGGTATGCTTAATCAAAGAATCATAA
- the ispD gene encoding 2-C-methyl-D-erythritol 4-phosphate cytidylyltransferase — translation MENKAGVIVVAAGKGSRMGTTESKQYLRLQNKPILIHTLEVFEHSSIIDEIVMVTGKDDVQRCEDWIKEYGLTKVKKVVVGGYDRQESVANGLQFIHSDWIMVHDGVRPFITEEQIMNCYHSAVTSGASVLAVPVKDTIKQVDQQKHIVNTPDRSQLWAIQTPQTFRSADLQQAHQQAQDENFRGTDDSMLIERMGVTVAVVEGSYENIKITTPDDLDYASYVLQRRGEKIE, via the coding sequence ATGGAAAATAAAGCGGGTGTGATAGTTGTTGCCGCGGGTAAAGGTTCACGGATGGGCACAACAGAGAGCAAACAATATCTAAGGCTGCAAAATAAGCCGATCCTGATACATACACTGGAAGTCTTTGAACATTCATCAATTATTGATGAGATTGTAATGGTAACAGGTAAAGACGATGTACAGCGTTGTGAGGATTGGATCAAAGAGTATGGACTGACCAAAGTGAAAAAAGTGGTGGTTGGAGGTTACGATCGTCAGGAATCTGTTGCTAATGGTTTACAGTTTATACACTCTGACTGGATTATGGTGCATGATGGCGTACGCCCTTTTATAACAGAAGAGCAGATTATGAACTGTTATCATAGTGCAGTGACTTCAGGAGCATCTGTCTTAGCTGTACCGGTCAAAGATACGATCAAGCAGGTGGATCAACAGAAGCATATCGTAAATACACCGGATCGTAGTCAGTTATGGGCCATTCAGACACCGCAAACGTTTCGCAGTGCCGATCTTCAGCAAGCACACCAACAAGCACAAGATGAAAATTTTCGCGGTACAGACGATTCGATGCTGATCGAACGAATGGGTGTGACGGTAGCTGTGGTAGAAGGCAGTTACGAAAATATCAAAATCACCACACCAGATGATCTGGATTATGCGTCGTATGTATTGCAACGTAGGGGAGAGAAAATAGAATGA